The proteins below are encoded in one region of Polypterus senegalus isolate Bchr_013 chromosome 2, ASM1683550v1, whole genome shotgun sequence:
- the atp5po gene encoding ATP synthase subunit O, mitochondrial codes for MAAAASVGQQVRFFSTTVMKPTAKLIKPPIQIYGVEGRYATALYSAASKQKKLDQVEKDLGQVSTLLKDPKVSGIVMNPHIKRSVKQKSIGDIVAKEKLSPITVNFINLLAENGRLNNTQEVISAFAKMMSAHRGEVICSVTTAQPLDEVNLNELKNALNGFLQKGETLKLETKSDPTILGGMIVSIGDKYVDMSTKTKIQKLTKIMKET; via the exons ATGGCGGCGGCCGCTAGTGTAGGGCAGCAG GTGCGCTTCTTTAGCACCACAGTCATGAAGCCAACTGCCAAGCTAATCAAG CCTCCAATTCAGATTTATGGTGTGGAGGGCCGCTATGCCACAGCTCTCTATTCAGCTGCCTCAAAGCAGAAGAAGTTAGACCAGGTGGAGAAAGATTTGGGTCAAGTCTCT ACATTACTGAAGGATCCTAAGGTGTCTGGGATAGTAATGAATCCTCATATCAAACGCAGTGTTAAGCAAAAGAGCATTGGTGACATTGTGGCAAAAGAAAAACTATCTCCTATCACAGTTAACTTCATTA ACCTGTTAGCAGAGAATGGTCGCCTGAATAACACTCAAGAGGTAATTTCAGCCTTTGCCAAGATGATGAGTGCTCATCGAGGGGAAGTAATCTGCTCTGTCACTACAGCTcag CCCCTGGATGAGGTGAACTTAAATGAACTGAAAAATGCTTTGAATGGCTTCCTGCAGAAAGGTGAAACTTTAAAATTGGAGACCAAG TCTGACCCAACTATACTTGGTGGAATGATCGTTAGTATTGGAGATAAATATGTTGACATGTCAACGAAGACCAAGATTCAGAAGCTGACCAAAATCATGAAGGAGACTTAA